In Saccharicrinis fermentans DSM 9555 = JCM 21142, a genomic segment contains:
- a CDS encoding arylsulfatase, with translation MKFKVKHIFLLVGITIFTIACQWEKSDKVLPPNVLLVVTDDQAYGDLSMNENTITETPVIDKLAKEGAYANHFYVSPVCAPTRASLLTGRYHQRTGVSGVTRGREDMRLDEVTIGDVFKSIGYQTGIFGKWHNGAHYPYHPLGRGFDEFVGFTSGHWSNYFNTTIEKNGEPFKAKGYLPDVLTDEAISFIENANTEGKPFLCYVPYQTPHTPLQVPDKYFDKYKAKGADDFNACIYGMCENIDDNVGRLLSTLDKLKVRDNTIVIYLSDNGPLNFRFNYDLKGRKGQVDEGGVRVPFIISWPNHIKKGLVIDEALAHIDVLPTLLSLVNAEYKFPKPLDGVSFKSLLMGDTHFPKRFLLNEFFGRKRVLADPYLMVENALFDIRNDAGQRYDLSSDKPALYDSLKKVFDTWFKEASADQVKEKSIPVGYDAYPITTLPAHEADLFPPFEARKDRRHTGIAYHSLYGWAHDWIDFWTNTEAYAQWQIDVVDEAVYNLEIYYALADQDIGTQLKLTIGDVSVDFVVDKSFVHSDFKDYDRVKREQEAPETDWGKLNIGKVCLEKGKCDVTIQALDIPGKKTIELKEIQLIKN, from the coding sequence ATGAAATTTAAAGTTAAACATATTTTTTTACTCGTTGGGATTACCATATTTACGATTGCTTGTCAATGGGAGAAGAGTGATAAAGTATTACCGCCCAATGTTTTATTAGTTGTGACAGATGATCAGGCTTATGGCGATTTATCAATGAATGAGAACACTATCACAGAAACACCTGTTATCGACAAATTGGCCAAGGAGGGAGCTTATGCGAATCACTTTTATGTAAGTCCTGTATGTGCGCCAACCAGAGCCAGTCTTTTAACGGGGCGATATCATCAAAGAACTGGTGTTTCGGGTGTAACACGAGGCAGAGAAGATATGCGTTTGGATGAAGTAACCATTGGCGATGTCTTTAAGAGTATAGGCTATCAAACCGGAATATTTGGGAAATGGCATAATGGAGCACATTATCCGTATCATCCTTTGGGACGTGGTTTCGATGAGTTTGTGGGTTTTACTTCTGGTCACTGGAGTAATTATTTTAATACTACTATCGAAAAAAATGGAGAACCATTTAAAGCAAAGGGTTATTTGCCTGATGTGTTAACTGATGAAGCCATATCGTTTATAGAAAATGCGAACACAGAAGGAAAACCTTTTTTATGTTACGTGCCATACCAAACTCCACATACACCATTACAAGTGCCAGATAAGTATTTTGATAAATATAAGGCTAAAGGAGCTGATGATTTTAATGCATGTATTTATGGCATGTGTGAGAATATTGATGACAACGTGGGAAGACTTTTATCTACCCTGGACAAATTAAAGGTAAGAGATAATACCATCGTTATATATTTGTCCGATAATGGACCTCTAAACTTTCGCTTTAATTACGATCTTAAAGGAAGAAAAGGACAGGTGGATGAAGGAGGTGTTCGTGTACCATTTATCATTAGCTGGCCAAATCATATTAAAAAGGGATTAGTTATTGATGAAGCATTGGCACACATCGATGTATTACCCACCCTATTATCATTAGTGAATGCAGAGTATAAGTTTCCGAAACCACTAGATGGAGTGAGTTTTAAGAGTCTTTTGATGGGTGATACACATTTTCCCAAACGTTTTTTGTTAAATGAATTTTTTGGACGCAAAAGAGTATTGGCTGATCCATATTTGATGGTTGAGAATGCATTATTTGATATACGGAATGATGCAGGTCAAAGGTATGATTTAAGCAGCGATAAGCCTGCATTGTATGACTCGTTAAAAAAAGTTTTTGATACATGGTTTAAGGAGGCTTCAGCTGATCAAGTAAAGGAGAAATCTATACCAGTTGGATATGATGCATACCCGATAACAACCTTACCTGCGCATGAGGCCGATTTGTTTCCTCCTTTTGAAGCACGTAAAGATAGAAGACATACAGGAATCGCCTACCATAGTTTATATGGTTGGGCACACGATTGGATTGACTTTTGGACAAATACGGAAGCTTATGCACAATGGCAGATTGATGTGGTTGATGAAGCTGTATATAATTTGGAAATATATTATGCGCTTGCAGACCAAGATATTGGCACTCAATTAAAACTTACAATTGGAGATGTGAGTGTCGATTTTGTAGTTGACAAGTCATTCGTTCATAGTGATTTTAAAGATTATGATAGAGTGAAACGAGAGCAGGAAGCACCAGAAACAGATTGGGGAAAACTAAATATTGGTAAAGTATGTCTCGAAAAAGGGAAGTGCGATGTTACAATTCAAGCACTAGATATTCCCGGTAAGAAAACGATAGAATTGAAAGAAATTCAGTTAATTAAAAATTAA
- a CDS encoding AGE family epimerase/isomerase: MQKDNTYEDSSIKNSISFFDQAYDNERGVYLSEVDFYGSTLSSKIHTVALSRIIYGLAYSSQYFPENMNRAESCARFQLTRMLGRDSVGPYFIPEVGDGKISQPESLDIWQQAYGLCGLTELYRSGKNDKLLTEIHHLNKAFIERFRDKENGGFYGEYNFNSGGVSGTKTIQSLMYPITAYMANLWFADKSNRIEYEGIIKEHLSIAYSKVWNDSMGWVNTKFDDKWKPMTEASEKAWVTPGHNFQLAALMLRSSKWPFISAENQMKYEKMGTSILKETLRKDIWINDSITNGFYGGINPLTNKVLDKNCSWWQHCEALIALSLCPEFKEEFESIKEFYFDSFVDVKNGGEIANIDLEGKPIIEPKGQKGKSVYHHIEMLRMLNETGMAGANN; the protein is encoded by the coding sequence ATGCAAAAGGATAATACATATGAAGATTCCTCCATTAAAAATTCTATTTCATTTTTTGATCAAGCGTATGATAATGAGCGAGGTGTCTATCTTTCAGAAGTTGACTTTTATGGCAGTACATTGTCTTCAAAAATTCATACCGTTGCTTTGAGTCGAATAATTTATGGTTTGGCTTATTCTTCACAGTATTTTCCAGAAAATATGAATAGAGCTGAAAGTTGTGCACGGTTCCAGCTGACGAGAATGCTAGGAAGGGATAGTGTAGGACCTTACTTTATTCCTGAAGTGGGAGACGGTAAAATTAGTCAACCAGAAAGTTTGGATATATGGCAACAAGCTTATGGTTTATGTGGTCTTACTGAGCTTTATCGTTCCGGTAAGAACGATAAATTATTAACTGAAATACATCATCTTAATAAGGCATTCATAGAACGCTTTAGAGACAAAGAGAATGGAGGTTTTTATGGCGAGTATAATTTTAATTCTGGTGGAGTTTCAGGTACAAAGACCATTCAGTCATTGATGTATCCTATAACCGCTTATATGGCTAATTTATGGTTCGCTGATAAATCAAACCGTATTGAGTACGAGGGAATAATCAAAGAACACTTATCGATTGCTTATAGTAAGGTTTGGAATGATTCCATGGGTTGGGTGAATACAAAGTTTGATGATAAGTGGAAGCCAATGACTGAAGCCAGCGAAAAGGCTTGGGTAACTCCTGGTCATAATTTTCAGCTTGCAGCTTTAATGCTTCGGAGTTCTAAATGGCCTTTTATTTCTGCTGAAAATCAAATGAAATATGAAAAAATGGGCACAAGCATCCTTAAAGAAACATTAAGAAAGGATATCTGGATAAACGATTCTATTACTAACGGATTTTATGGAGGAATCAATCCATTAACCAATAAGGTGCTGGATAAGAATTGTTCTTGGTGGCAACATTGTGAAGCTTTAATTGCCCTGTCTCTTTGTCCGGAGTTTAAAGAAGAGTTCGAATCCATCAAGGAATTCTATTTTGATTCTTTTGTAGATGTTAAAAATGGAGGAGAAATTGCCAATATCGATTTAGAAGGGAAGCCAATCATCGAACCCAAAGGTCAAAAAGGAAAATCAGTTTATCATCATATCGAAATGTTAAGAATGTTAAACGAAACCGGCATGGCCGGAGCAAATAATTAG
- a CDS encoding beta-mannosidase, with translation MKNYLYYLTTWIAATIVLSSCQPTDTENMKVREINSNWKYAQVNGDLSGEATVPGVIHTDLLNNKQIEDPFYRTNEKDQQWIDKEDWEYSTNFVLSAQDLKYDNMVLNFEGLDTYADVYLNGEKILEADNMFRRWEVDIKTLAKEGENELKIYFHSPIKKGLELLETADYAYPAINDQSENGGLGDKKVSIFTRKAGYHYGWDWGPRFVTSGIWKPVMLKFWNELRINNVFIKQPSVTKKLAKLEAVIELQLNEDTEVSVIVINKENNHILAEQKNVVSKDDNSISIPFEIQNPKLWWSNGLGDAHMYAFEVKVMKGNKELASSTVNSGLRSLKLIREKDEVGESFVFELNGVRVFAKGANYIPNDNFVTRVTKADYEKIIADAVNANMNMLRVWGGGIYENDYFYDLCDQNGIMVWQDFMFACSMYPGNDRMLASIKEEAKDNVIRLRNHPSIAVWCGNNEINAAWSYYSDGGWGWKETYTAEQREEIQKAYLDIFHDVLPEVVSNYTDGDDYWPSSPQAGFEPDKHAGYENTAGDMHYWGVWHGKHPFEDFDKYKARFMSEYGFQSFPDFETVKKYAIPEDFDIESEVMATHQRSGIGNLRIKEYMSWDYKVPEDFEHFLYMSQVLQARGVKMAIEAHRRAMPYCMGTLYWQINDCWPVASWSSTDYYHKWKALHYAAKRAYEPLMISSFLKNKELDLYVVSDLLEGFEGQLQIAVLDFEGKVVNEKSLDIIVGANTSTFVQSLDIKTLVGKASKSDVLVNVKLVKGQEALTTNNFYLVKPKEQTLPEVHLSTSLVEEDGKQILEISTDKLARDIYLNIPDQEVFFSDNYFDLLPGEKHQLAISGSGEFSLDKLQITHLQEVQR, from the coding sequence ATGAAAAACTACCTGTATTATTTAACTACTTGGATAGCTGCCACAATTGTTCTATCCTCGTGTCAACCTACTGATACTGAAAATATGAAAGTACGAGAAATTAATTCAAATTGGAAGTATGCCCAGGTTAATGGCGACTTGTCTGGTGAGGCTACAGTTCCTGGAGTAATTCATACCGACTTGTTGAACAACAAGCAAATTGAAGACCCGTTTTATCGTACGAATGAAAAAGACCAGCAATGGATTGATAAGGAAGATTGGGAGTATTCAACAAACTTCGTTCTGTCTGCTCAAGATTTGAAATATGATAACATGGTTTTGAATTTTGAGGGTTTGGATACTTATGCAGATGTGTATTTGAATGGAGAAAAGATATTGGAAGCAGATAATATGTTTCGAAGATGGGAAGTGGATATTAAAACGCTTGCCAAGGAGGGAGAGAATGAATTGAAAATTTACTTTCATTCACCGATAAAGAAAGGTTTAGAGTTATTGGAGACTGCTGATTATGCTTATCCTGCGATTAACGACCAGTCAGAAAACGGAGGACTGGGAGATAAAAAAGTATCCATATTTACCCGTAAAGCTGGTTATCATTATGGTTGGGATTGGGGTCCTCGTTTTGTTACTAGTGGTATTTGGAAGCCCGTTATGCTAAAGTTTTGGAATGAGTTGAGAATAAATAATGTATTTATAAAACAGCCGTCTGTTACCAAGAAATTAGCAAAGCTTGAAGCTGTTATTGAACTACAGCTAAATGAAGATACAGAAGTTTCGGTTATTGTCATAAATAAAGAAAATAATCATATTCTTGCTGAACAAAAAAATGTAGTTTCTAAAGATGATAATTCTATTTCTATTCCATTTGAAATTCAGAATCCGAAATTATGGTGGTCGAATGGACTTGGTGATGCCCATATGTATGCATTTGAGGTAAAAGTGATGAAAGGAAATAAAGAGTTGGCATCTTCTACAGTTAATTCAGGATTAAGAAGTTTAAAATTAATTCGCGAAAAGGATGAAGTCGGAGAGTCTTTCGTATTTGAGCTAAATGGAGTAAGAGTATTTGCCAAAGGAGCTAATTATATACCAAATGATAATTTTGTAACACGCGTAACAAAAGCTGATTACGAAAAAATTATTGCTGATGCTGTGAATGCTAATATGAATATGTTACGTGTTTGGGGTGGAGGAATCTATGAAAACGATTATTTCTATGATTTATGTGATCAAAATGGCATCATGGTATGGCAAGACTTTATGTTTGCTTGTAGCATGTATCCGGGGAATGATAGAATGTTGGCTTCGATAAAAGAAGAGGCTAAAGATAATGTTATTCGTTTACGTAACCATCCGTCTATTGCTGTTTGGTGTGGTAATAACGAGATAAATGCTGCCTGGAGCTATTATTCTGATGGAGGATGGGGATGGAAAGAAACTTATACAGCTGAACAAAGGGAAGAAATTCAGAAAGCTTACCTGGATATATTTCATGATGTGCTACCGGAAGTAGTATCTAATTATACCGATGGCGACGACTATTGGCCATCGTCTCCTCAAGCTGGTTTTGAACCTGATAAACATGCTGGTTATGAGAATACAGCCGGAGATATGCATTACTGGGGAGTATGGCATGGTAAACATCCATTTGAAGATTTCGATAAGTATAAAGCTCGTTTTATGAGTGAATATGGCTTCCAGTCTTTTCCTGATTTTGAAACCGTTAAAAAGTATGCTATTCCTGAAGATTTTGATATTGAATCGGAGGTTATGGCAACGCATCAACGTAGTGGAATCGGCAATCTTCGAATCAAGGAATATATGAGTTGGGATTATAAGGTTCCTGAAGATTTTGAGCATTTTTTATATATGAGTCAAGTTTTACAAGCGCGTGGTGTTAAAATGGCCATTGAAGCTCATCGGCGTGCTATGCCATATTGTATGGGGACTTTGTACTGGCAAATTAATGACTGCTGGCCAGTGGCCTCATGGAGTAGTACGGATTACTATCACAAATGGAAGGCATTACATTATGCTGCAAAACGTGCGTACGAACCTTTGATGATCAGTTCTTTCTTAAAAAATAAGGAGTTGGATTTATATGTGGTTTCTGACTTGCTTGAAGGTTTTGAAGGACAACTACAAATAGCGGTGTTGGATTTTGAAGGTAAGGTAGTTAACGAAAAATCATTAGATATCATAGTAGGTGCCAATACAAGTACATTTGTACAATCGTTGGACATTAAAACTTTAGTGGGTAAAGCATCAAAATCGGATGTGCTTGTAAATGTGAAACTGGTCAAAGGACAAGAGGCGCTTACTACAAACAACTTTTATCTGGTAAAACCTAAAGAACAGACATTACCTGAAGTACATCTTTCAACTTCGCTTGTAGAAGAGGATGGAAAACAAATCCTGGAAATTTCAACGGACAAGTTAGCAAGAGATATATATTTGAACATTCCGGATCAGGAAGTATTCTTTTCCGACAATTACTTTGATTTATTGCCAGGAGAAAAACATCAACTTGCAATTTCAGGTTCAGGAGAATTTTCTTTAGATAAATTACAAATCACCCATTTGCAAGAGGTTCAGAGATAA
- a CDS encoding glycoside hydrolase 5 family protein: MKTYIYFLVLLFSVLGCQQADLSNKFVQVKDGSFLLNNKPYHFKGANYWQGMNLGAPKSGNQARLIRELDQMKAMGITNLRVLAASEADSSMRFAIHPALQTAPGVYNKDIWQGLDFLLEEMSKRDMKAVMVLGNFWTWSGGFPQYLKWAEDSTIPYPQEEAHSWDDFQRFSAEFYSSAKAQDMMNNHIQKVIMRVNSISGISYKNDPTIMAWQLANEPRGFNVPDKFRKWTRKTSEYIKSLDQNHLVCLGTEGNTSSKVAGVNALLDNGDPNIDYITMHIWAQNWGWFKPGDGEKVFEETLEKVDAYWNDHIKVAKQLNKPIVLEEFGIARDRSSYLPTTTTFWRDRYFSFLLKKVQKSIYNHEPVQGFNFWSYSGEGRPPRPGEYWKKGDVILGDPAHELQGWYGVYDTDSTTIGMIKELDLRILSNKK; the protein is encoded by the coding sequence ATGAAGACATATATTTATTTTTTAGTCCTATTATTCTCAGTATTAGGATGTCAACAAGCTGATTTGTCAAATAAGTTCGTACAGGTTAAAGACGGCTCATTTCTTCTAAACAACAAACCTTATCATTTTAAGGGTGCCAATTATTGGCAAGGGATGAATCTTGGTGCCCCTAAGTCCGGAAACCAAGCTCGCTTAATTCGAGAGCTTGACCAAATGAAAGCTATGGGAATTACTAACCTTCGTGTTTTAGCTGCGAGTGAAGCTGACTCTTCAATGCGATTTGCGATTCATCCAGCATTACAAACAGCACCAGGTGTTTACAATAAGGATATTTGGCAAGGACTTGATTTTTTACTCGAAGAAATGTCTAAGCGAGATATGAAAGCAGTGATGGTTTTAGGTAATTTTTGGACCTGGAGTGGTGGATTTCCTCAATACTTAAAATGGGCAGAAGATTCTACAATACCTTATCCACAAGAAGAAGCCCATTCTTGGGATGATTTTCAACGCTTTTCGGCTGAGTTTTACTCTAGTGCAAAAGCACAGGATATGATGAATAATCATATTCAGAAAGTGATTATGCGTGTGAATTCAATTTCAGGAATAAGTTATAAAAATGACCCAACTATAATGGCCTGGCAATTGGCAAATGAACCGCGTGGTTTTAATGTGCCGGATAAATTTAGGAAGTGGACAAGAAAAACATCGGAATATATTAAATCGCTTGATCAAAATCACTTGGTGTGTTTGGGTACAGAAGGTAACACCTCCAGCAAAGTGGCTGGTGTAAATGCTTTACTGGATAACGGTGACCCTAACATTGATTATATTACCATGCATATTTGGGCACAAAATTGGGGATGGTTTAAACCAGGAGATGGAGAAAAGGTATTTGAAGAAACACTTGAAAAGGTAGATGCATATTGGAATGATCATATAAAAGTAGCTAAGCAATTGAATAAACCGATTGTTCTTGAGGAATTTGGGATTGCGCGGGATCGTTCGTCCTATTTGCCTACTACAACTACTTTTTGGCGCGATAGGTATTTTTCTTTCCTATTAAAAAAAGTACAAAAATCAATATATAATCATGAGCCTGTTCAGGGTTTTAATTTTTGGAGTTATTCAGGAGAAGGTAGGCCGCCTCGTCCCGGTGAGTATTGGAAAAAAGGAGATGTGATATTAGGTGATCCTGCGCATGAGTTGCAGGGATGGTATGGTGTGTATGATACTGATTCAACAACAATCGGAATGATAAAAGAATTGGACTTGAGGATTTTATCAAATAAAAAATGA
- a CDS encoding aldo/keto reductase, which produces MEKLALDVLDMYLIHWPVKGKYNETWRALENLYAEGRVRAIGVSNFLQHQLEDLISNANIVPMLNQIEFHPYLTQPGLVEYRKHNKIQVQAWAPLMQGRIFEVEELKILAKKYGKSPVHIVIRWNLQKGILTIPKSVKKHRIGDNADVFDFELSQDDMLLIDDLNKNERLGPDPDNFDF; this is translated from the coding sequence ATGGAAAAATTAGCTTTGGATGTTTTGGACATGTACCTGATACATTGGCCAGTGAAAGGTAAGTACAATGAGACCTGGCGTGCTTTGGAAAATTTATATGCTGAAGGAAGGGTAAGAGCAATTGGAGTTAGTAACTTCTTACAACATCAGTTAGAAGATCTAATCAGTAATGCGAACATAGTACCTATGCTCAATCAGATAGAATTTCATCCATATTTGACACAACCAGGGTTGGTTGAGTACCGTAAGCACAACAAAATCCAAGTGCAGGCTTGGGCTCCACTTATGCAGGGTAGAATATTTGAAGTTGAAGAGCTTAAAATTCTGGCTAAAAAGTATGGTAAATCACCTGTTCATATTGTGATTCGATGGAATCTCCAAAAAGGAATATTAACCATTCCAAAGTCTGTTAAGAAACATCGTATTGGAGATAATGCGGATGTGTTTGATTTTGAATTATCGCAAGATGATATGCTTTTGATCGACGATTTGAACAAGAATGAACGACTGGGACCTGACCCTGATAACTTTGATTTTTAA